Below is a genomic region from Rhodococcus sp. WMMA185.
AGCACCGGGCATCCGCGGCATACGAGCTTGGCCTGCAAATCTCGCGTCTCGCGGGCTCGGCCTCGTTCACGGTCGGGATGGAAGAAGACAGAAGACTCGCGACCACGGCACGCAGCCTCTTTCTGCCAGTCCCACTCCTCCGCTACCGGGGTGGGAAGGCTCAGCCGGTTGGACATCTC
It encodes:
- a CDS encoding WhiB family transcriptional regulator, which translates into the protein MSNRLSLPTPVAEEWDWQKEAACRGRESSVFFHPDRERGRARETRDLQAKLVCRGCPVLVPCRKHALSVGEPYGIWGGMSASERVELLDAHNGSVDDAVADSFGFDRARHA